The following proteins are co-located in the Primulina tabacum isolate GXHZ01 chromosome 11, ASM2559414v2, whole genome shotgun sequence genome:
- the LOC142519854 gene encoding uncharacterized protein LOC142519854 yields the protein MDEQRFDAAFLARMAPGRKGRKGKEVVQESEAPNVRGLNETDWGRRGRRPRGEARNVNVEREVDQLTRGMGEMELVISRFQNMRPPRFFGNEDGEKAIPWLKSMKRLFNMLEHTPELQLKLAICQLKDRAQLWWETTEEALKESGERVTWDVFCAQFAREYSQPSYYSAKEAEFNRLTQGNMTVVEYASQFSALLAYVPHVASSDRNKLSHFMQGLNRTICTLVVAGAPVNYADAVEKAKNVEASLLLEEPQSVQPGFPQSFGGNVPMPVGAPLYCPLLPYQPSQSYQQPKQQNFKAKGKQFKKQTRSSSSSSGSQRGSSVGSPGGVFCDRCGGKDFSTQCTGVHESCNICGQVGHYARVCPNTVRQQFQQPQFGQGFRG from the exons atggacgagcagcgatttgatgctgcattcctggcacgg ATGGCACCGGGACGTAAGGGTAGAAAAGGAAAGGAAGTTGTTCAGGAATCTGAAGCTCCTAATGTGAGAGGACTTAACGAGACTGATTGGGGAAGACGAGGTCGTCGTCCTCGTGGTGAAGCACGAAATGTTAACGTTGAGCGTGAAGTGGATCAGTTGACCAGAGGAATGGGTGAAATGGAACTAGTGATATCCCGATTTCAGAACATGCGTCCTCCTCGATTCTTTGGGAATGAAGATGGTGAGAAAGCTATACCATGGCTAAAAAGTATGAAGCGTTTGTTCAATATGTTGGAGCACACCCCTGAATTGCAGCTTAAGTTGGCTATTTGTCAATTAAAAGACCGAGCTCAGTTATGGTGGGAAACTACTGAGGAAGCTTTGAAAGAATCAGGTGAAAGagttacttgggatgtattttgcGCTCAGTTTGCTCGAGAGTATTCACAGCCTTCATATTATTCGGCCAAGGAAGCTGAATTCAATAGATTGACTCAGGGTAACATGACTGTAGTGGAGTACGCTTCTCAATTTTCAGCGCTTCTTGCCTATGTTCCTCATGTTGCTAGCAGTGATCGGAACAAGCTATCTCATTTTATGCAAGGATTGAATCGAACCATTTGTACTTTAGTGGTAGCTGGAGCGCCTGTTAATTATGCCGATGCTGTTGAGAAAGCCAAGAATGTGGAGGCGAGTTTACTTTTGGAAGAACCACAGTCAGTTCAACCAGGTTTTCCTCAGAGTTTCGGGGGCAATGTGCCGATGCCAGTTGGTGCACCACTATACTGTCCTTTACTGCCGTATCAGCCTTCGCAGTCTTATCAGCAACCAAAGCAGCAAAACTTTAAGGCCAAagggaaacagttcaagaaacaGACTCGTAGTAGTTCTTCTAGTTCTGGCAGTCAGCGTGGAAGTTCAGTTGGGTCCCCAGGTGGAGTATTTTGTGATCGTTGTGGTGGTAAGGATTTCAGCACTCAGTGTACGGGAGTTCACGAATCTTGTAATATTTGTGGGCAAGTTGGACAttatgctagagtatgtccgaaTACAGTGAGACAACAATTTCAGCAACCTCAGTTTGGTCAGGGTTTTAGAGGATAA
- the LOC142519247 gene encoding guanosine nucleotide diphosphate dissociation inhibitor At5g09550-like: MDEEYDVIVLGTGLKECILSGLLSVDGLKVLHMDKNDYYGGESCSLNLNQLWRRFRGNDQPTEQLGASREYNVDMIPKFMMANGTLVRVLIHANVTKYLNFKAVDGSFVYNKGKIYKVPASDVEALKSPLMGLFEKRRARKFFIFVQEFEENNPKTHEGMNLDTITARELIAKYELEDDTIDFIGHALALHSNDSYLDQPAMDFVKRMKLYAESLARFQAGSPYIYPLYGLGELPQAFARLSAVYGGTYMLNKPQCKVEFGADGKVIGVTSEGETAKCKKVVCDPTYLPDKVHKVGKVARAICIMSHPIPDTNESHSAQVILPQKQLGRKSDMYLFCCSYAHNVAPKGKYIAFVTAEAETGNPEVELKPGVDLLGPIDEIFYETYDTFLPTNDNDADNCYISKSYDATTHFESTVTDVLAMYTKITGKVLNLSVDLSSASAGAEE; the protein is encoded by the exons ATGGATGAAGAGTATGATGTGATTGTTCTGGGAACTGGACTAAAAGAGTGCATTCTCAGTGGCCTCCTCTCTGTTGATGGCCTCAAA GTTCTTCACATGGACAAAAATGACTACTATGGAGGAGAATCCTGCTCTCTCAATTTAAATCAG CTCTGGAGACGCTTCAGGGGAAATGATCAGCCTACAGAGCAATTAGGAGCAAGCAGAGAGTACAATGTTGATATGATTCCAAAG TTCATGATGGCAAATGGAACATTGGTACGGGTGCTTATCCATGCGAATGTTACCAAGTATCTGAACTTCAAGGCAGTAGATGGTAGTTTTGTCTACAATAAAGGAAAG ATCTATAAAGTTCCTGCATCTGATGTTGAAGCACTAAAATCTCCATTAATGGGGCTGTTTGAAAAGCGACGTGCAAgaaagttttttatttttgtgcAAGAATTCGAAGAGAACAATCCCAAAACTCACGAAGGGATGAATCTGGATACAATCACAGCAAGAGAACTTATTGC AAAATATGAACTCGAAGATGACACGATTGATTTTATTGGCCATGCTTTGGCACTGCATAGTAATGATAGTTACTTGGATCAGCCAGCTATGGATTTTGTCAAGAGAATGAAG CTGTATGCCGAATCTTTGGCACGCTTCCAAGCGGGATCTCCATACATCTATCCACTGTATGGACTGGGAGAATTGCCTCAG GCATTTGCACGCTTAAGTGCTGTTTATGGTGGGACATATATGCTGAACAAGCCACAATGTAAG GTGGAGTTTGGTGCAGATGGAAAGGTAATTGGAGTAACATCTGAAGGAGAAACTGCTAAATGCAAGAAGGTCGTCTGCGATCCTACGTATTTGCCTGATAAG GTTCATAAGGTTGGAAAGGTTGCCCGTGCTATTTGCATCATGAGTCACCCAATTCCAGACACCAATGAGTCTCACTCAGCCCAAGTCATTCTACCACAGAAGCAACTTGGTCGTAAATCAGATAT GTATCTGTTCTGCTGCTCATACGCTCACAATGTGGCACCTAAAGGAAAGTATATAGCATTTGTTACTGCAGAAGCGGAAACTGGCAACCCAGAGGTCGAACTGAAGCCTGGAGTAGACCTTCTTGGACCAATTGATGAAATCTTTTATGAGACCTACGACACATTTCTACCCACCAACGACAATGATGCTGACAATTGTTACATATCTAAG AGTTATGATGCGACGACACACTTCGAATCCACAGTTACTGATGTGTTGGCCATGTACACGAAGATAACTGGAAAG GTTCTCAATTTGTCGGTGGACCTGAGTTCGGCCAGTGCTGGTGCTGAAGAATAA